In one Pseudomonas tensinigenes genomic region, the following are encoded:
- a CDS encoding alpha/beta fold hydrolase, with protein MSKPLMYLLAGNGSAADWWDDALPHFQRYDVVPLELPGFGANPLPPCEDLADYAQTLLAMTQKGSAIMAVGVNALLVLHALQRRPGHFSRSVLLAPVGAFLWQRRLPALMSPLPIRKTIHWLLSNKPKLFARKFSNQTWTPAQYQRMGAGYARCRAFVPHWDLIRADTALPLLEWITDPVELVWGDQDAVLGIEQAAAWSAILARADLTISLKPGWGHYPWIDSPAQFAQWLESGERGFVAHTKGGRLRLAELARKAVPAALTLNDYTDPRLPAFLAAQPDVTWAVRSSSYGEDQADSANAGLSTTYLREPTANVPTRIAELTAEGVEEVVVQRFITPVVSGIAFVRHLSVELEWVEGHLESLADGHVSPSRATFSRLGDAWRSGTFTPSHGLTEDLLWRFLQDVLRVFHYVPGDVEWAWDGSQLWLLQYRPISDYGWRRHLTAANIAEILPPQPSVLVEYAQRRAAASIPAIMARWDARVLQDNEPFTAVFGGASYINNDLFLARLADWGISADNYAGEVGGATPHLPWQPLKMLRSLPLFLRMQRKARGHLLNLENGLQRFDRELAELVAQAADGQQLADWFTRFYVFVVQGNLCIATALASSGGDWLGRPPTAYDNLENSPHRLPWETDPATPRPASSELPLQPFPQWSGLIRLAHSTGLPGLRGYYLQVREWYRDNLMRIFFRLHHAMPLADREHWFAPHPDVRTRDGSFWQDGREGAELATGFMIYPGQVQGILGADILLEDTLDPGRHAHYQTARAVIARMGGRLSHGSTLLRELRKPSAVMPQVDPAWVGCEVLYRDGELQLINSKDTK; from the coding sequence ATGAGCAAGCCGTTGATGTACCTGCTGGCCGGCAACGGCAGCGCTGCCGATTGGTGGGATGACGCGCTGCCGCACTTTCAGCGCTACGACGTGGTGCCGCTGGAGTTACCGGGCTTCGGCGCCAATCCGCTGCCACCCTGCGAGGATCTGGCGGACTACGCGCAGACCTTGTTGGCGATGACGCAGAAGGGCAGCGCGATCATGGCGGTCGGGGTCAATGCCTTGCTTGTATTGCATGCGTTGCAGCGTCGGCCCGGACACTTTTCCCGCAGCGTTTTGTTGGCGCCGGTCGGTGCGTTTTTGTGGCAGCGGCGGTTACCGGCACTGATGTCGCCGCTGCCGATCCGCAAGACCATTCACTGGCTGCTGTCGAACAAGCCCAAGCTGTTCGCCCGCAAGTTCTCCAACCAGACCTGGACGCCCGCGCAGTACCAGCGCATGGGCGCCGGCTATGCGCGCTGCCGTGCGTTTGTACCGCATTGGGATCTGATTCGCGCCGATACCGCGTTGCCACTGCTGGAGTGGATCACCGATCCGGTCGAGTTGGTTTGGGGCGATCAGGACGCTGTACTCGGCATCGAGCAAGCGGCAGCGTGGTCGGCGATTCTCGCCCGCGCTGATCTGACCATCAGCCTGAAACCCGGTTGGGGTCATTACCCGTGGATCGACTCGCCCGCGCAGTTCGCGCAGTGGCTGGAGTCGGGCGAGCGCGGGTTTGTTGCGCACACCAAGGGCGGGCGTTTGCGTCTGGCTGAACTGGCCCGGAAAGCGGTACCGGCAGCGCTGACCCTCAACGATTACACCGATCCGCGTCTGCCGGCATTTCTCGCCGCCCAACCTGATGTGACCTGGGCGGTGCGCTCCTCCAGTTATGGCGAGGATCAGGCCGATTCGGCGAATGCCGGTTTGAGCACAACCTATCTGCGCGAGCCGACCGCCAACGTGCCAACACGCATCGCCGAACTGACGGCCGAAGGCGTTGAGGAAGTGGTGGTGCAGCGCTTCATCACGCCGGTCGTTTCCGGCATCGCTTTCGTGCGCCATCTCTCGGTAGAACTCGAATGGGTGGAAGGCCATCTCGAATCGCTGGCCGACGGTCACGTAAGCCCCTCGCGGGCAACGTTTTCGCGGCTCGGCGATGCCTGGCGCAGCGGCACATTCACGCCGTCCCACGGTTTGACCGAAGACCTGTTGTGGCGCTTTCTGCAAGACGTGCTGCGCGTGTTCCACTACGTGCCCGGCGACGTCGAATGGGCCTGGGATGGCTCGCAACTCTGGCTCCTGCAATACCGGCCGATCAGCGACTACGGCTGGCGCCGGCACCTCACCGCCGCCAATATCGCCGAGATCCTGCCGCCGCAACCGAGCGTGTTGGTGGAATACGCCCAGCGCCGCGCGGCAGCGAGTATTCCGGCGATCATGGCGCGTTGGGATGCGCGGGTGTTGCAGGACAACGAGCCGTTCACCGCAGTGTTCGGCGGCGCGTCCTATATCAACAATGATCTGTTTCTTGCAAGGCTGGCCGACTGGGGCATCAGCGCCGATAACTACGCGGGTGAAGTTGGCGGCGCGACGCCTCATCTGCCGTGGCAACCGCTGAAGATGCTGCGTTCGTTGCCGCTGTTTTTGCGTATGCAACGCAAGGCTCGCGGCCATTTGCTGAATCTTGAAAACGGCTTGCAGCGCTTCGATCGGGAACTGGCCGAACTCGTCGCCCAAGCTGCCGATGGCCAGCAACTGGCGGACTGGTTCACCCGGTTTTACGTGTTCGTGGTGCAAGGCAATCTGTGTATCGCCACGGCGCTGGCCAGTAGTGGCGGCGATTGGCTGGGCCGTCCGCCGACCGCTTACGACAACCTTGAAAACAGTCCGCATCGATTGCCGTGGGAAACCGATCCGGCTACACCTCGACCCGCGTCGAGCGAACTGCCGCTACAGCCATTCCCGCAATGGTCAGGGCTGATCCGCCTCGCGCATTCGACCGGCCTGCCGGGCCTGCGCGGTTACTACCTGCAAGTGCGCGAGTGGTATCGCGACAACCTCATGCGCATCTTCTTCCGTCTGCACCACGCCATGCCGCTGGCGGATCGCGAACACTGGTTTGCACCGCACCCCGATGTGCGCACCCGAGACGGCAGCTTCTGGCAGGACGGTCGCGAGGGTGCGGAGCTGGCCACCGGGTTCATGATTTATCCGGGACAGGTGCAAGGCATCCTCGGCGCCGACATCCTGCTCGAAGACACCCTCGATCCGGGGCGACACGCGCATTACCAGACGGCGCGGGCAGTGATTGCGCGGATGGGCGGACGCTTGTCGCATGGCTCGACGTTGCTGCGGGAGCTGCGCAAGCCGTCGGCGGTGATGCCGCAGGTGGATCCGGCGTGGGTGGGGTGTGAGGTGTTGTATCGGGATGGTGAGTTGCAATTGATTAATTCGAAGGATACGAAGTGA